A part of Campylobacter ureolyticus ACS-301-V-Sch3b genomic DNA contains:
- the rpsD gene encoding 30S ribosomal protein S4 — MARYTGPVEKLERRLGADLGLKGERRLSGKDALSKRPFAPGQHGQRRAKISEYGLQLREKQKAKFMYGLNEKQFRNLFKEASRKDGNTGSIFVQLLEQRLDNVVYRMGFATTRRFARQLVSHGHILVDGKRVDIPSYRVFPGQKVEIIEKSKENPQITRAVDLTAQTGLAPWVDVEKDKKFGLFTRIPEREEIQIPIEERFIVELYSK, encoded by the coding sequence ATGGCAAGATATACAGGACCAGTTGAAAAATTAGAAAGAAGATTAGGGGCTGATTTAGGTTTAAAAGGTGAAAGAAGATTATCAGGAAAAGATGCACTTAGTAAAAGACCTTTTGCGCCAGGACAGCATGGACAAAGAAGAGCTAAAATAAGCGAGTATGGACTACAGCTTCGTGAAAAACAAAAAGCTAAATTTATGTATGGATTAAACGAAAAACAATTTAGAAATTTGTTTAAGGAAGCATCAAGGAAAGATGGAAACACAGGTTCTATTTTTGTTCAATTATTAGAGCAAAGACTTGATAATGTTGTTTATAGAATGGGTTTTGCAACAACTAGACGCTTTGCAAGACAGCTTGTTAGCCACGGACATATTTTAGTAGATGGAAAAAGAGTTGATATTCCATCATATAGAGTATTTCCAGGACAAAAAGTAGAAATCATAGAAAAAAGTAAAGAAAACCCACAAATCACTAGAGCAGTTGATTTAACAGCACAAACAGGTTTGGCTCCTTGGGTAGATGTTGAAAAAGATAAAAAATTTGGATTATTTACAAGAATTCCTGAAAGAGAAGAAATTCAAATCCCAATCGAAGAGAGATTTATCGTAGAGCTTTACTCAAAATAA
- the rpsK gene encoding 30S ribosomal protein S11, with the protein MAKRKVIRKKVAKKSIAKGIVFISASFNNTMITVTDEMGNVISWSSAGALGFKGSKKSTPYAAQQAVEDAINKAKEHGIKEVGIKVQGPGSGRETAVKSVGAIEGIKVTYFKDITPLPHNGCRPPKRRRV; encoded by the coding sequence ATGGCAAAAAGAAAAGTAATTAGAAAAAAAGTAGCTAAAAAAAGTATAGCTAAAGGAATTGTTTTTATCAGTGCTTCGTTTAATAATACTATGATAACTGTAACTGATGAAATGGGAAATGTAATATCTTGGAGTAGTGCAGGTGCACTTGGCTTTAAAGGTAGTAAAAAATCAACTCCTTATGCAGCTCAGCAAGCAGTTGAAGATGCTATTAATAAAGCAAAAGAACATGGTATAAAAGAAGTTGGTATTAAGGTTCAAGGACCTGGAAGTGGTCGTGAAACAGCTGTAAAAAGTGTTGGTGCGATCGAGGGCATTAAAGTAACATATTTTAAAGATATAACTCCACTTCCTCATAATGGTTGCAGACCTCCTAAAAGAAGAAGAGTGTAA
- the rpsM gene encoding 30S ribosomal protein S13: protein MARIAGVDLPKKKRIEYGLTYIYGIGLFSSRKILDAVGISYDKRVHELSEDEAAAIRKEIQEHYMVEGDLRKSVAMDIKALMDLGSYRGLRHRKGLTVRGQKTKTNARTRKGKRKTVGAAAK from the coding sequence ATGGCTCGTATTGCAGGTGTTGATTTACCAAAGAAAAAAAGAATCGAGTATGGTCTAACCTACATTTATGGCATAGGGCTTTTTTCATCAAGAAAAATCCTTGACGCAGTTGGAATTTCTTATGATAAAAGAGTTCATGAGCTAAGCGAAGATGAGGCAGCAGCAATTAGAAAAGAGATCCAAGAACACTATATGGTTGAAGGTGATCTTAGAAAAAGTGTTGCGATGGATATCAAAGCACTTATGGATTTAGGAAGTTACAGAGGTTTAAGACATAGAAAAGGTCTTACTGTAAGAGGTCAAAAAACAAAGACAAACGCTAGAACTAGAAAAGGTAAGCGTAAAACTGTCGGTGCAGCTGCAAAGTAG
- the rpmJ gene encoding 50S ribosomal protein L36: MKVRPSVKKICDNCKIVKRKGIVFVICDNPRHKQRQG, translated from the coding sequence ATGAAAGTTCGTCCTTCTGTAAAGAAGATATGTGACAATTGCAAAATTGTTAAACGCAAAGGCATAGTTTTCGTTATATGCGATAACCCAAGACATAAGCAAAGACAAGGATAA
- the infA gene encoding translation initiation factor IF-1, with the protein MAKDDVIEIDGNVIEALPNATFKVELDNKHVILCHIAGKMRMHYIKIMPGDRVKVELTPYSLDKGRITYRYK; encoded by the coding sequence ATGGCAAAAGATGATGTTATTGAAATAGATGGTAATGTTATAGAAGCTTTACCAAACGCTACTTTTAAAGTAGAGCTTGATAATAAGCATGTTATTTTATGTCATATCGCAGGCAAGATGAGAATGCACTATATAAAAATTATGCCTGGTGATAGAGTGAAAGTCGAGCTTACGCCTTATAGCCTTGATAAAGGCAGAATTACTTATAGGTATAAGTAA
- the map gene encoding type I methionyl aminopeptidase: MAISLKSVDDIKHLRAANKLVAQTLDYTKEFLKAGMTLLEVDKKIDDFITKNGAYPAFKGLYDFPNAACLSLNEVCIHGIPDNTILKEGDILGVDIGTRLNGYYGDSARTFGIGEISKSDEDLINCSKDALYFAIKNIKVGMHFKELSFLIENFILDRGYIPLEGYCGHGIGKKPHEEPEIPNYLTGKNPKQGPKIKNGMVFCIEPMICQKSGEAVVASDGWAVTSKDGLRTSHYEHCIAVVNGKAEILSIA, from the coding sequence ATGGCAATTTCATTAAAAAGTGTTGATGATATTAAACACTTAAGAGCGGCAAACAAACTTGTCGCTCAAACACTTGATTATACAAAAGAGTTTTTAAAAGCTGGTATGACACTTTTAGAAGTTGATAAAAAAATAGATGATTTCATAACTAAAAATGGAGCTTATCCAGCATTTAAAGGACTTTATGATTTTCCAAATGCAGCTTGCTTATCACTAAATGAAGTATGTATTCACGGTATTCCAGATAATACTATTTTAAAAGAAGGTGATATTTTAGGTGTAGATATTGGAACAAGGCTTAATGGATATTATGGTGACAGTGCTAGAACATTTGGGATTGGTGAAATTTCAAAAAGCGATGAGGATTTAATTAATTGCAGTAAAGATGCACTTTATTTTGCTATTAAAAATATAAAAGTAGGTATGCATTTTAAAGAGCTTAGCTTTTTGATAGAGAATTTCATTCTTGATAGAGGATATATCCCACTTGAGGGATATTGCGGTCATGGCATTGGTAAAAAACCTCACGAAGAACCAGAAATTCCAAACTATTTAACAGGGAAAAATCCAAAACAAGGTCCAAAGATAAAAAATGGAATGGTGTTTTGTATTGAGCCTATGATTTGTCAAAAAAGTGGCGAAGCTGTTGTAGCAAGTGATGGTTGGGCAGTAACTAGCAAAGATGGTCTTAGAACAAGCCACTACGAACACTGCATTGCAGTAGTAAATGGAAAAGCTGAAATTTTAAGTATTGCTTAA
- the secY gene encoding preprotein translocase subunit SecY yields MSKSLRNKILITFGFLFVYRILAYVPVPGVNADVIRDFFTTNSDNAFGMFNMFSGKAAERLSIISLGIMPYITASIIMELLAATFPKLGQLKKERDGMQKYMQIIRYATVLITVVQAIGVSIGLKHMGSEAVLIDQNLFIAISCVSMLTGTMLLMWIGEQITQKGIGNGISLIIFAGIVSGLPSAIVGAVNLVNTGEMNFLVLILIVLIVLLTIGFVIFVELGERRIPISYSRKVMMQNQHKRIMNYIPVKVNLSGVIPAIFASAILMFPLTMFQASSNPIMLKINDFFSPNGYMFQILMFLCVVFFAYFYATIAFNSKDISENLKKQGGFIPGVRPGENTATFLNDVAGRLTFWGAIYLGLISTLPWLLVKFLGVPFAFGGTSVLIVVSVALDTMRKIEAQIYMNKFQTLSAVGL; encoded by the coding sequence ATGAGTAAGTCACTTCGTAATAAAATCTTGATAACTTTTGGATTTTTGTTTGTCTATAGAATACTGGCCTATGTGCCAGTTCCTGGTGTAAATGCCGATGTTATTAGAGACTTTTTTACAACAAATAGTGATAATGCATTCGGTATGTTTAATATGTTTAGTGGAAAAGCTGCTGAAAGACTTAGTATAATTTCACTTGGTATTATGCCTTACATTACAGCTTCTATTATTATGGAGCTTTTAGCAGCAACTTTTCCAAAGCTTGGGCAACTAAAAAAAGAGAGAGATGGTATGCAAAAATATATGCAAATCATCCGCTATGCAACTGTTTTGATAACAGTAGTTCAAGCCATTGGAGTAAGTATAGGACTTAAACACATGGGATCTGAGGCTGTATTAATAGATCAAAATTTATTTATAGCAATTTCATGTGTGTCTATGCTAACAGGAACTATGCTTTTAATGTGGATAGGTGAGCAAATCACTCAAAAAGGTATAGGAAATGGAATAAGTTTAATTATCTTTGCAGGTATTGTAAGCGGACTTCCTTCAGCAATAGTTGGCGCTGTAAATTTAGTAAATACAGGCGAGATGAATTTCTTAGTGCTTATTCTAATAGTCTTAATAGTTCTTCTTACTATTGGTTTTGTTATTTTTGTAGAACTTGGAGAAAGAAGAATTCCAATTTCTTATTCAAGAAAAGTTATGATGCAAAATCAACATAAAAGGATAATGAACTATATTCCAGTAAAAGTGAATTTAAGTGGAGTAATTCCTGCAATTTTTGCTAGTGCTATTTTAATGTTTCCACTTACTATGTTCCAAGCAAGTTCAAATCCTATAATGCTAAAAATAAATGACTTTTTTAGTCCAAATGGCTATATGTTTCAAATTTTAATGTTTTTATGTGTTGTGTTTTTTGCATATTTTTATGCAACAATTGCATTTAACTCAAAAGATATTAGTGAGAATTTGAAAAAACAAGGCGGATTTATTCCAGGAGTTAGACCTGGTGAAAATACTGCTACTTTTTTAAACGATGTTGCTGGAAGACTTACATTTTGGGGTGCTATTTACCTAGGACTTATATCAACACTTCCTTGGCTTTTAGTTAAATTTTTAGGTGTGCCTTTTGCTTTTGGAGGAACTTCAGTTTTAATTGTTGTTTCAGTTGCATTAGACACTATGAGAAAAATTGAAGCACAAATTTATATGAATAAATTCCAAACTTTAAGTGCAGTAGGACTTTAA
- the rplO gene encoding 50S ribosomal protein L15 has protein sequence MGLENLQKAAGSTHSKKRIGRGRGTGWGKTAGKGMKGQRARTGFNEKRGFEGGQQPLQRRLPKVGFTSRVEKPYVINVEKISAIKNLDEITFESIRSIHKFSNKISKIKLIGASAKDLISKIKDENIRTSGQN, from the coding sequence ATGGGATTAGAAAATTTACAAAAAGCAGCTGGCTCAACTCATTCTAAAAAAAGAATTGGAAGAGGTAGAGGAACAGGCTGGGGAAAAACAGCTGGAAAAGGAATGAAAGGTCAAAGAGCTAGAACTGGCTTTAATGAAAAAAGAGGTTTTGAAGGTGGACAACAACCACTTCAAAGAAGACTTCCAAAAGTTGGTTTTACTTCTAGAGTAGAAAAACCTTATGTTATCAATGTAGAAAAAATTTCAGCTATTAAAAATTTAGATGAGATTACTTTTGAAAGCATAAGATCAATACATAAATTTTCAAACAAAATTTCAAAAATAAAATTAATTGGCGCAAGTGCCAAAGATCTTATTTCAAAAATAAAAGATGAAAATATAAGAACTAGCGGACAAAACTAA
- the rpsE gene encoding 30S ribosomal protein S5, translated as MENYNKEEFEEVIVDISRVAKVVKGGRRFRFTALVVIGNKKGLVGYGFGKSKEVPDAIKKAVDDAFKNIIKVKLNGTTVPHDVEAKFNASKILLKPASEGTGVIAGGSTRPVLELAGIQDILTKSLGSNNSSNVVRATIKALSMMKG; from the coding sequence ATGGAAAATTACAATAAAGAAGAATTTGAAGAAGTAATCGTTGATATCAGTAGAGTAGCTAAAGTTGTTAAAGGTGGTAGAAGATTTAGATTTACAGCTTTAGTTGTTATAGGCAACAAAAAAGGCTTAGTGGGATATGGTTTTGGAAAGAGTAAAGAAGTTCCTGATGCTATTAAAAAAGCAGTTGATGATGCATTTAAAAATATCATTAAAGTAAAATTAAATGGAACAACAGTTCCTCATGATGTTGAGGCTAAATTTAACGCAAGTAAAATTTTACTAAAACCTGCTAGCGAAGGAACAGGAGTTATCGCTGGTGGTTCAACTCGTCCTGTTTTAGAACTTGCTGGAATTCAAGATATCTTAACTAAGTCTTTAGGTTCTAACAACTCATCAAATGTTGTAAGAGCAACTATTAAAGCTCTTAGTATGATGAAAGGATAA
- the rplR gene encoding 50S ribosomal protein L18 translates to MKVSILKKKVSLRIKRKKRVRAKISGVAACPRISIFKSNKTVYAQAIDDVASQTICASSGSVLKLKANKDGAIALGKDMADKLKEKGIDQVVFDRNGYLYHGVIASFADALRENGIKL, encoded by the coding sequence ATGAAAGTAAGTATTTTAAAGAAAAAAGTATCTCTAAGAATAAAAAGAAAAAAAAGAGTTAGAGCCAAAATTTCAGGTGTAGCTGCTTGCCCTAGAATTTCTATTTTTAAATCAAACAAAACTGTTTATGCACAAGCAATTGATGATGTGGCTTCACAAACAATTTGTGCAAGTAGTGGTAGTGTTTTAAAATTAAAAGCTAATAAAGATGGTGCTATAGCTTTAGGAAAAGATATGGCAGATAAGTTAAAAGAAAAAGGGATAGATCAGGTGGTTTTTGATAGAAACGGATATTTATATCATGGTGTTATTGCGTCATTTGCTGATGCATTAAGAGAAAATGGCATTAAGCTATAG
- the rplF gene encoding 50S ribosomal protein L6 translates to MSRIGKQPISIPKGIDVSLNSTVLSFKKGNITQELDTKGFVNVELKDGSIVFSPKGEDRQSRAFWGTYRSLAHNIVVGLTDGFSKKLEVNGVGYRAAVKGNVLELNLGFSHSINYKLPEGVQASIEKNIITISGYNKQNVGQVAAEVREFRPPEPYKGKGIKYVDERIIRKAGKTSKK, encoded by the coding sequence ATGTCAAGAATAGGCAAACAACCAATATCTATCCCAAAAGGTATAGATGTAAGTTTAAACTCAACTGTTTTGAGTTTTAAAAAAGGTAATATTACTCAAGAGCTAGATACAAAAGGCTTTGTAAATGTTGAGTTAAAAGATGGCTCAATAGTTTTTTCACCAAAAGGTGAAGATAGACAAAGTAGAGCTTTTTGGGGAACTTATAGATCATTAGCACACAACATCGTAGTTGGTTTAACTGATGGTTTTTCAAAAAAACTTGAAGTAAATGGTGTTGGTTATAGAGCTGCTGTTAAAGGCAATGTATTAGAATTAAATTTAGGTTTTTCACACTCTATTAATTATAAGCTTCCAGAAGGCGTTCAAGCTAGTATTGAAAAAAATATAATAACAATATCTGGCTATAATAAACAAAATGTTGGTCAAGTAGCAGCTGAAGTTCGCGAGTTTAGACCACCTGAGCCATACAAAGGTAAAGGTATTAAATATGTAGATGAGCGAATTATCCGCAAAGCTGGAAAAACATCTAAGAAATAA